The Sylvia atricapilla isolate bSylAtr1 chromosome 5, bSylAtr1.pri, whole genome shotgun sequence genome includes a window with the following:
- the NAP1L1 gene encoding nucleosome assembly protein 1-like 1 isoform X2, which translates to MADIDNKEQSELDQQDMEDVEEVEEEETGEDGNSKARQLTVQMMQNPQILAALQERLDGIVGTSTGYIESLPKVVKRRVNALKNLQVQCAQIEAKFYEEVHELERKYAALYQPLFDKRSEIINAIYEPTEEECEWKADADEEISEEMKEKAKLEEEKKDEEKEDPKGIPEFWLTVFKNVDLLSDMVQEHDEPILKYLKDIKVKFSEVGQPMSFTLEFHFEPNDYFTNEVLTKTYRMRSEPDDSDPFSFDGPEIMGCTGCQIDWKKGKNVTLKTIKKKQKHKGRGTVRTVTKTVSNDSFFNFFSPPEVPESGDLDDDSEAILAADFEIGHFLRERIVPRSVLYFTGEAIEDDDDDYDEEGEEADDEEGEEEADEENDPDYDPKKDQNPAECKQQ; encoded by the exons ATGGCAGACATAGACAA CAAAGAACAGTCTGAACTTGATCAGCAGGATATGGAAGATGTTGAAGaagtagaagaagaagaaactggTGAAGATGGCAACAGCAAAG ctcGGCAGTTGACTGTGCAGATGATGCAAAATCCTCAGATTCTTGCAGCCCTTCAGGAAAGACTTGATGGTATAGTAGGAACATCTACAGGATACATAGAAAG CTTGCCTAAAGTCGTTAAAAGACGTGTGAATGCTCTCAAGAACCTTCAAGTTCAGTGCGCACAGATAGAAGCAAAGTTCTATGAGGAAGTTCATGAGCTGGAAAGAAAGTATGCTGCTCTCTATCAGCCCTTATTTGACAAG CGAAGTGAAATCATCAATGCCATTTATGAACCTACAGAAGAAGAATGTGAATGGAAAGCAGATGCTGATGAAGAAATTTCA gaggaaatgaaagagaaagctaagcttgaagaagaaaaaaaagatgaagaaaaagaagaccCTAAAGGAATCCCTGAGTTTTGGCTGACTGTATTCAAGAATGTGGACTTGCTCAGTGATATGGTTCAG GAACATGATGAACCTATCCTGAAATACTTAAAAGATATCAAAGTGAAATTTTCAGAAGTTGGACAGCCTATG agtttcaCATTAGAATTTCATTTCGAACCAAATGACTACTTCACAAATGAAGTGTTGACAAAGACGTATAGAATGAGGTCAGAGCCAGATGATTCTGATCCCTTTTCCTTTGATGGACCAGAAATCATGGGTTGTACAGG TTGCCAAATagactggaaaaaaggaaaaaatgttactttaaaaaCCATTAAGAAGAAGCAAAAACATAAGGGCCGTGGAACAGTCAGGACGGTGACAAAAACTGTATCCAATGACTCTTTCTTCAACTTCTTTAGTCCTCCTGAAG TTCCTGAAAGCGGAGACCTG GATGATGATTCTGAGGCAATCCTTGCTGCAGACTTTGAGATAGGTCATTTCTTGCGTGAACGTATAGTCCCCCGGTCAGTATTGTACTTCACTGGAGAAGCTattgaagatgatgatgatgac tATGATGAAGAAGGTGAAGAGGCAGATGATGAG gagggagaagaagaagcagatgaagaaaatgaTCCTGATTATGACCCAAAA AAGGATCAAAACCCAGCAGAGTGCAAACAGCAGTGA
- the NAP1L1 gene encoding nucleosome assembly protein 1-like 1 isoform X1: MADIDNKEQSELDQQDMEDVEEVEEEETGEDGNSKARQLTVQMMQNPQILAALQERLDGIVGTSTGYIESLPKVVKRRVNALKNLQVQCAQIEAKFYEEVHELERKYAALYQPLFDKRSEIINAIYEPTEEECEWKADADEEISEMKEKAKLEEEKKDEEKEDPKGIPEFWLTVFKNVDLLSDMVQEHDEPILKYLKDIKVKFSEVGQPMSFTLEFHFEPNDYFTNEVLTKTYRMRSEPDDSDPFSFDGPEIMGCTGCQIDWKKGKNVTLKTIKKKQKHKGRGTVRTVTKTVSNDSFFNFFSPPEVPESGDLDDDSEAILAADFEIGHFLRERIVPRSVLYFTGEAIEDDDDDYDEEGEEADDEEGEEEADEENDPDYDPKKDQNPAECKQQ, translated from the exons ATGGCAGACATAGACAA CAAAGAACAGTCTGAACTTGATCAGCAGGATATGGAAGATGTTGAAGaagtagaagaagaagaaactggTGAAGATGGCAACAGCAAAG ctcGGCAGTTGACTGTGCAGATGATGCAAAATCCTCAGATTCTTGCAGCCCTTCAGGAAAGACTTGATGGTATAGTAGGAACATCTACAGGATACATAGAAAG CTTGCCTAAAGTCGTTAAAAGACGTGTGAATGCTCTCAAGAACCTTCAAGTTCAGTGCGCACAGATAGAAGCAAAGTTCTATGAGGAAGTTCATGAGCTGGAAAGAAAGTATGCTGCTCTCTATCAGCCCTTATTTGACAAG CGAAGTGAAATCATCAATGCCATTTATGAACCTACAGAAGAAGAATGTGAATGGAAAGCAGATGCTGATGAAGAAATTTCA gaaatgaaagagaaagctaagcttgaagaagaaaaaaaagatgaagaaaaagaagaccCTAAAGGAATCCCTGAGTTTTGGCTGACTGTATTCAAGAATGTGGACTTGCTCAGTGATATGGTTCAG GAACATGATGAACCTATCCTGAAATACTTAAAAGATATCAAAGTGAAATTTTCAGAAGTTGGACAGCCTATG agtttcaCATTAGAATTTCATTTCGAACCAAATGACTACTTCACAAATGAAGTGTTGACAAAGACGTATAGAATGAGGTCAGAGCCAGATGATTCTGATCCCTTTTCCTTTGATGGACCAGAAATCATGGGTTGTACAGG TTGCCAAATagactggaaaaaaggaaaaaatgttactttaaaaaCCATTAAGAAGAAGCAAAAACATAAGGGCCGTGGAACAGTCAGGACGGTGACAAAAACTGTATCCAATGACTCTTTCTTCAACTTCTTTAGTCCTCCTGAAG TTCCTGAAAGCGGAGACCTG GATGATGATTCTGAGGCAATCCTTGCTGCAGACTTTGAGATAGGTCATTTCTTGCGTGAACGTATAGTCCCCCGGTCAGTATTGTACTTCACTGGAGAAGCTattgaagatgatgatgatgac tATGATGAAGAAGGTGAAGAGGCAGATGATGAG gagggagaagaagaagcagatgaagaaaatgaTCCTGATTATGACCCAAAA AAGGATCAAAACCCAGCAGAGTGCAAACAGCAGTGA
- the PHLDA1 gene encoding pleckstrin homology-like domain family A member 1 codes for MLESGCKAVKEGMLEKRSDGLLQLWKKKRCILTEEGLLLIPPKHPPPPQQQQQPTPPAEPAAKIKELHFSNMKTVDCVERKGKYVYFTVVMAEGKEIDFRCAQEQGWNAAITLQMVQYKNRQAILAVRSTRQKQQHLAAPHGPRLRGASNSA; via the coding sequence ATGCTGGAGAGCGGCTGCAAGGCGGTGAAGGAGGGCATGCTGGAGAAGAGGAGCGacgggctgctgcagctctggaagaaGAAGCGCTGTATCCTCACCGAGGAGGGGCTGCTCCTCATCCCCCCTAAGCACCCCCCGCcgccacagcagcagcagcagccgaCGCCGCCGGCCGAGCCGGCGGCCAAGATCAAGGAGCTTCACTTCTCCAACATGAAGACGGTGGACTGCGTGGAGCGGAAGGGCAAGTACGTGTATTTCACGGTGGTGATGGCCGAGGGGAAGGAGATCGACTTTCGGTGcgcacaggagcagggctggaacgCGGCGATCACGCTGCAGATGGTGCAGTACAAGAACCGCCAGGCCATCCTGGCCGTGCGCTCCACCcggcagaagcagcagcacctggcgGCGCCCCACGGGCCGCGCCTCCGTGGCGCCTCCAACTCCGCCTAG